The sequence tgtttgccagcaaagagacattagcgcgctgtctcccTGGCCAGCCTCGCACAGAGTCTGGCTGGTAGAgaaaggaccattggaaaggtgggggttttatacgggcagtggcatcatgggaagtccgctgttacccccctttccccttctgaagttgtgctgtggaagtcggttaaatgcaatttattttgaaagttccagaaaagtttgtaccggagttttcattttgaaatccatggctgtgagTCCCAACATAACaaagtaattttatttattcaataatgGATAATATAATCAGTAATAAGCAGAATAAAGCGGAAgacgtcttccgctttatccaggaccaggtcgcgggggcagcagactcagcagagacgcccagacatccctcgcCACAGAAACCTACTCcggctcctctggggggagcccaaggcgttcccaggccagccgagagacatagtccctccagcgtgtcctgggccgtcccctgggcctcctcccgatgggacgtgcctggaacacctccggaggaaggcgtccaggaggcatccggtatagatgctcgagccacctcaactggctcctctcaatgtggaggagcagcggctctactccgagcccctcccggatggccgagctcctcaccctatctctaagggagtgcccggccaccctacggaggaagctcatttcagccgcttgtatccgggatctcgttctttcggtcatgacccaaagttcatggccatagctgagggtaggaacgtagaccggccggtaaattgagagctttgcttttcggctcagctctctcttcaccacaacggaccggcacagcgcccccattactgtggcagccgcactgatccgtctgtcgatctcccgctccattcttccctcactcgtgaacaagaccccaagatacttaaactcctccacttgaggcaggaactcccctccaacctgaagaggacaagccacccttttccggtcgagaaccatggcctcgaacttggaggagctgatcttcatcccagccgcttcacactcggctgcgaaccgccccagtgcatggtgtaggtcttggctagagggggccagcaggaccatcatctgcaaaaagaagagacgaaatcttctggtccccaaaccagaccccctccggcccttggctgcgcctagaaatcctgtccataaaagttatgaacaggaccggtgacaaagggcagccatgccggaatccaacatgcaccgggaacaggtccgacttagtgccggcaatgcgaaccaaactcctgctccgcttgtacaaagaccggatggcccctaataaagggcccccgattccatactcctggagcaccccgcACAggacatcacgagggacacagtcaaatgctttctccaggtccacaaaacatatgtgaaccggttgggcaaactcccatgtaTTAAAAATTTTTGGTTTTATATATAAGTGTAATAGCACAGATTACATCAGTTAAAGAAATAGATTATTTGATAACTGATCAAATAATTTAATGGCATACTAATTGAGCATGTCAttaattttgtcatttatttctgtgtgtaTTCTTCATgacaggattggtcctccatagaCACAaccactgccaaaagtacccaTACTTTTATCAATGTGTGCATGCTTGGGCAGCAAACCTAAAACTCAATCTGTGTGCTGTTAAAAAGGTGTTGCCATTTAAGCAGGcagggcttcctgaacacctcagcaggacAGGCTGATGTAACGGGAGGTTCCGAGGACCGGAAATTTCAGCCAGACAACAGATAAAATTCAAGAGGTTTATTAAAAGCTCTGGGCGAAGTTCGGCAGGAAACCACCACCAGCGGTTGGCTCAGGAACCCGAGGGcagacatatacaggtccttctcaaaatattagcatattgtgataaagttccttattttccataatgtcatgatgaaaatttaacattcatatattttagatttattgcacactaactgaaatatttcaggtcttttattgtcttaatacggatgattttggcatacagctcatgaaaacccaaaatttctatctcacaaaattagcatatcattaaaagggtctctaaacgagctatgaacctaatcatctgaatcaacgagttaactctaaacacctgcaaaagattcctgaggcctttaaaactcccagcctggttcatcactcaaaaccccaatcatgggtaagactgccgacctgactgctgtccagaaggccactattgacaccctcaagcaagagggtaagaaacagaaagaaatttctgaacaaataggctgtttccagagtgctgtatcaaggcacctcagtgggaagtctgtgggaaggaaaaagtgtggcagaaaacgctgcacaacgagaagaggtgaccggaccctgaggaagattgtggagaagggccgattccagaccttgggggacccgcggaagcagtggactgagtctggagtagaaacatccagagccaccgtgcacaggcgtgtgcaggaaatgggctacaggtgccgcattccccaggtcaagccacttttgaaccagaaacagcggcagaagcgcctgacctgggctacagagaagcagcgctggactgttgctcagtggtccaaagtacttttttcggatgaaagcaaattctgcatgtcattcggaaatcaaggtgccagagtctggaggaagactggggagaaagaaatgccaaaatgccagaagtccagtgtcaagtacccacagtcagtgatggtctgaggtgccgtgtcagctgctggtgttggtccactgtgttttatcaagggcagggtcaatgcagctagctatcaggagattttggagcacttcatgcttctatctgctgaaaagctttatggagatgaagatttcatttttcagcacgacctggcacctgctcacagtgccaaaaccactggtaaatggtttactgaccatggtatcactgtgctcaattggcctgccaactctcctgacctgaaccccatagagaatctgtgggatattgtgaagagaacgttgagagactcaagacccaacactctggatgagctaaaggccgctatcgaagcatcctgggcctccataagacctcagcagtgccacaggctgattgcctccatgccacgccgcattgaagcagtcatttctgccaaaggattcccgaccaagtattgagtgcataactgtacatgattatttgaaggttgacgttttttgtattaaaaacacttttcttttattggtcggatgaaatatgctaattttgtgagataggaattttgggttttcatgagctgtatgccaaaatcatccaaattaagacaataaaagacctgaaatatttcagttagtgtgcaatgaatctaaaatatatgaatgttaaattttcatcatgacattatggaaaataatgaactttatcacaatatgctaatattttgagaaggacctgtaggttagAGGCTGAGCAGAGGGCTGAGGATAATTCAGGAGTGAAGCCACTAACCTTTTCAGAATCCGTTGGGGAACAAGGTGAATTTCAGCTCCTCAGTGCGGGAGTTCGGTCACCTGACTTAAGTGACAGGAGGATAACGTCACACGGGCTCTCAGGTTTGTAAACCCAGTGAACAGGCAGAGAGCGGAAGTCAGGAGGCATAAACAAGGGTCCAGAATCCAGCAGCCAGTGTGGATTCTGATAAGTGCAAGGCAGGGCAGAGAAATCCGTGAGACAAAAACGAGATCAAATCAGAGCAGGCAAACAAGGAAGGACCGCTGGACATTACTCACACAAAGGCTTTCGAAAAGCTGGCACTGTTTGTCAGAGAGCTGCTTATAAAGGCAGGAGAACAGGTGGAGCATGTTAGGTGTAATTAGGGAGCTGGCTGTACATATACTGTACATAAACATATTGTCCCACAAAAACGTCttgttggtctgatgtaatattcacattttctgagaagCTGAATTTGGGCTTAGCAGTAAGCTAAAAAGCATTTGAATCTGCATAAAAGAATAGCAGAAATGTATAAGTGTAGTATAGGTCTATTTAATATGCGAGTATGATTTTTCTGAACtgataaaattacaaaaattatttcaccttggaagagaAGCAGAAAGCGACATTTAACTGATCacgttttttaatttgttgagcAGCGCCACAGCGCCCTCTGCTGGACAGCAGCTGAATGATTCACAACTAACAAAAGGCTGCGTTCTGTGAATTTGAACCCCCTCCCCTTCCACAGATGATTGTATTGTCATTGTTCTTTGATTTCATTGGTGCCGTCTGAGAGCGGTGATGGGCAGCATCCTGCAGGAGCGGGTAGCACGGCGGTGTGTGGAGAGGGTCTCCATCGGTgacaatgaatggatgaagGCTTCGAGGAGAAGCAGCAGGCTGACTGTGGCAGGGTGGGTTCTTAACATTATTAATGATGCTGAACAGCAGGAACCAGGAGCATGAGGCGCAGTGACTGTTCAGCTGTGGCATATACTGAGATCTGTTAGTGTGCAGATTCTGCATACTAGAATAAAAACACGGTTGActccatgtttattttttctggaCGTATTGTCGTGTGGAACTGGGATATGATGATTTCTTTTGTCTTGTACTTCATAATTTTAAGGACCAAAATGGGAAGGCGGCAGGCACAAAGGAAGAGTCCTCAGTCGCAGTGCCTGATCCAGAGTCAGGAAAACAACCATGAGAAGGTGGGTGCAAAGGATTATTCCtggtatttcttttttatatatatatatatatataattatttttaatgaacatttttgtttctgaatataaaatcagacaaacttctcttaaatgaaattaaaacaatgtaaacatcTTTGAAAGGCATGTATCAAATAATGTATACCCTTCTCGataatcaaagtaaaataatCAATTCCCATTAAAACCCTTCTTATATTAGCCGagtagctttttgcatgtttccactcaTATTTTGATGAGCTCTAATTCTTAAAAGGTGGAAGGCCTCCTTTCCATCACCTTAACTTTTAGCTGTGTACTCAGATTTAAGCCAGGATCCTGGCTGGGCCACTGCTTAATATTACATGCTGTcacaagaaacatgttggtcgATTTTAAGACTACTTTTAGGTTAAATATCCCATTGTTGTTGATAATTTTGGCCTCAACTGTATATTCACAGAGACCACAAAGAAGAAAGCACAAGTCTAACACTTCTTTGACCAAATGCAGTGCTTTTCATCAAAGGTGAGATGGTAGTAAgaatatattttgttatttgGTTGTTAAGATGATCAGACTTCCTTTCTCCTGCAGTGCTCAGGGAACCTCCATGTCTCATCCAGCAGCCTCTGAAGAAGACAAAATGATGATAGAGGTGTCATCAACTGCTGAGCGCTGTGTCCATAGAAAACACACACGAACAGGCATGAGAGCAAGCAAACACACAATTGACCAGCCCTGCTACAGCCTGCCTCATTCCAGTCCTGACCAGCAAGAAGAGCTCTCACCCAAGCGGGAGGGGGAAGCTCTGAGCAGACCTCTACAGCAGGACAGTGACACAGACTTGTCTGAGTCAGAAAGACTTCCCTTGTCCTCCAGTCCAATCGCCTCACAACTTGAGCTCAGGCCCGAGGTCATCGAGGATGAAGACCCAAACTCTCCCAGCCTGAGAGTCAGAGCAGGGGACCATGGAGAATTTGACTTCCCAGACTTTCTCCCTCCACCTTTTAATTCATGGAGCCTCAGTCAGCTGGCTTTCTTCTACAACACAGAGGACAGAGGGGCCCCTCGGCCAAGGCTCATGGGCACTTTGGAGAGGTTCCTGGAGAGGTTGCTGCAGCTGGAGTGGTACCAGATCCAGACTGTCAAGGCGGAGCATGGCACACAGGAGGTGTCAGGAGTGCTATCCAGCTGTCAGAGGTCGACCGCTTCTGCCCCATCACGCCTTAGCTCTCCTAAATGCATCCTCCAGTGCCAGCGTGCCTTTCCCCTCACCCTCCTGTCCTCACTGGCCAGCCACTCCACCCTACTGCCTGGCTGTGTCTGCACTCTCTGCCGGATCTGTTACTCCACCCGTAACACATCATGCTGCCGCTCCATCCACAGCCACAGTCATCCGTCCAGACTGAGTCCGATGATAGATTGCAGCAGAAGGCCTGCACCGCTCCCTAAAAGGAGCTACAGCGAAAGCCGGGTCCTCTCCACAGACAGAATGCTCAGGGCTCAGATGGTCGTCAGCCCTGCAAGGACCAACAGCCACTTGAAGAGGATGCAGGCTTCAGGAAACATTCGCAATCCCATCCAAGGTGCTTCACGAAGGTCCCATTCCTCCATCAGGGGCTGTAGTGACCAGGCTGGGAGAGGGAACGAGTCAGACTGTACAGTTGGACTGGTCAGAAAGAGGAGTAGCTCTGAGCAGAGGAAATGTGGAGGAGACAGGCAACTGAAGGGGTCAGAGAAAGGCCAGAGCAGTTCTCAGTGTAGAAAAGGAAGAGCTGAGCGGGGCAGAGCAGTTGGCTGCACAGAACTGGAAATAAAACCAGATGCTGTAACTGCAATTATAGATAATTTGCCCAGGTCCAAATATTCCCCAATCCAGATGCCCAGCAGGTCCAAACATGTTGAATTTGTTACATAACAGCAAGCTGTCTGTAAGCTCAGACACTGTCATCATTTAAAGACTCGATCATTATTCAAATGTTCTCATTACTGGTTTTTTGGTTATTTCAGCTGTAGACATGATTACAAGCATAATGTGATATTTACTGTAAAACATCTGGAACATACATCAATGTTTACATGAACATTTGTCATGGAACATGGAGATGAAAAGAtctatttgttgttttctaaaagATCCCAGGTTGTCATCAACAATCAGCTACGctaccttacaaaagtattcatgccccttaaactgttttatattttgtcacattacacacacatgctttaatgtattttattgcatttatgtGGTAGGCCCACACTGCAGGGATTCTTTCATGGAGCTTGGagatgtgaagtggaaggaaagttatacatggttttattttatttttttacaaagacaAATTTGAAAGGTGCACCATGTATTTGGATTCACCCCCTCCAATTGAATACTGAATTTATGAGGCTGCaggtctccaccagctttaaTCATCTACcgactgacatttttgctgaagagcatcaattttcaaaactttatgttctcagttggatttatgtttggactttgactagaccatccTAACACACGAATAAGCTATGATCTAAAGCATTCCAGGGCTCgggctgtatatttagggtcgCTGTCTTGCAGGAAAGCGAACCTCCGCTCAGGTTTTCTGctgcttctaacaggttttcttccaggatcatCCTGGATTTAGCTTAATCCATTTTACCATGAATTCTGAACAGCTTCCTatcattgctgaagaaaagcaaccccacagcatgatgctgcagcTACCATGTTTTACTAGGTGCAGAGatggttttctgccacacacagTGTTTTGTATGTAGACCAAACAGCTCAATCCTGGTCTAATAAAAGCACTTTTactcacatgtttgctgtgtcccataCATGACTTGCTGCAAACTGCAAATACGGCTTGTGGAATTGgtcttaaactttttttaaggCAATATTTGTGTAGTGTACAACTAATAGCTGTCTTATCAACATATTCCTTCCCCTGAGCGatggatctctgctgctcccccgaagttaccatgggcctcttgcctCCTTCACTGATCGATGCTCTCCTTggcagcctgtcagtttaggtggacgtccatgtcttggtaggtctgcagttggtccgtCCACTACATggtcagatgatggattgaacagaactctgggagatgttcaaagcttgggaaattgttttagaacctaaccctgctttaaacatcaccacaactttctccctgacctgacTGATGTGTTCCATAGTCTCCATGATGCtgattgttctctaatgttgtCAAAAGAATCTCTGAGGCCAGAAAAAGAACAGCTGCCTATTcagttatattcaataaattagaatgtcatgaacagaaataaatgcttgaaaacaacagtctgtgtggaattaatctTCATATAATGTGACAgtgatttattgaatatgactgtatgctTACTTCGTTACACAATTGaaagcagttggttgcactggatgtatgtatgtatttaggAATAAATAggagtaaaaggggctgaatacaaatggacaccccacttttcagatttttattggttaaaatatttgaaagcaaaatgtaatattactttcacttcacaattatgtacaacattgtgttggtctgccacataaaacaaaacaaaataaattaacttgtggttgtaacattacaaaatgttaCTGGAATACAGTTCCAGCGGTATAATGAGTTTAGCAAGCCCTGTACATCATGTTATTTGACCATCATGTTTATATGAAGAGGTTTACAGTTTTCCATCTTTGAATGTGATGTGAGTGAATTAGCCAATACTTTATAAGCTgtcaaaaaagtattaaatacatgataaaaaaaaatccaactgtGTGCAGATCTTCAAATAAGCATACCATGCCATAATTTGCAGATAGGGTACATCTAACGCCCCTCCTTCAATCGCCACCTTACCATGGGGAAGGTGTTTGAGTGCTAGAATGATCCTATGTTGTCCAGGGCTTAATTGCCCCTGGTaaggtctcccatggcaaacacgTGTTGGCTGACCattcagacaaagagcggttcagaagccttcatgaggaccagtAGAACGAGGCATGTGATGTTGTCTGGTACAGCAGAGCTGGGGTCCTATACCCTGGAGCTTGTACAGGAGGTTGGGAGATATCAGCTGCAAATAGTTGGGCTTACATTCACATACAGCATGGGCTTTGACAATGACACCTGAATgggtgtgattgggaggaatggcctccccgatctggtGTTTCATTAAtggacttctgtgccagtcacgtattgtccataacgaacgtCATGTtaaagcataagggtgtccatcagtgcacttggcaccagaacaccctaggcaggaggtcaatgatcgactttgtagtCGTGTCTTTTGACCTTCAGCCACATGTCTTGGACTCTTgaaaagaggggctgagctatccaccaactcccacctctggaaGAGCTTTTCCCAGATTCCGAgtttggagacatagagtccgagtggactatgttctccTTTATTGTTGATGACGACCGgacatagctgtggccgtaacgTCTGCGGTGCCTCTTGCGGCGACTATCCCTGAACCCTGTGGTGGACCCCGGCAGTAAGGGACCAGTAAACGTGTAAGTAatttgtgtgtatatatatattatataggtaaggtttattaatttatttatttaatttgtagaatttaaatatatatatataaatagatagaccgacacgaaccacactccataccagtatgtggcggtaatgctactaaaagtttgttgccaaccgccaataaaaccaagaagaagaagaagaagaagacagaaCGTTGTTGTTCGAGCGGTCCTCTGGAGCGGTGTTAGTTTCAGGCCGGAAATATTTGTGGAGCTGCACCACCATGGACGCTGGTTCTCAGCGTGTTTTACAGTACTTAACAGACGTCGAGGAGGCAGCTGAGGATGTTCTTACTACTAAACAACAGGTACCCGAACCCCAAGGAAAAACGATTAACTCAAAGCCTGACATCTGCTCATTTCAGCCAAACATCTAAACTAACAGCTAAACGGGGAGCTAAGCTAATAGCCTGAGGATGAAAGCTCTTACATTTCTTCCATAAAAATAACTGATTAATCTGCCTGTGTACTCAGGTCTCATAAAATAAGTGAAATCCATCCTCAGATTATTAACATCATAATATAATGCCCTTTATAGCTGTTATTATtgttcatgtatttatttatttttcccaaaTAAACTCTTACTGTTAACATTGGAATTATGAGTGGAAAGTTGCAGCAATGCATTGACAGCTGGACCACCATCACTAAGAACGCCACTATAAAAGCAGAACCATCGGTAGTTTATTGCTCTGTAACCTGCAGGTGTTTGTGAAAATGACCTTAGAGAAACAGATTCATTAGAATAGTAATAGACATTTTAATGATttagatttgatttttttttttctcagtgagTGAACATGCATGACGTTGTTTTAGTCACcttataaacaaacattagaaCACATATAGACCGAATTAACATCAGCGTCATCCTCCGTAACTCATTGCTTCTGTCTAGCTTGTCTAGAAATTGTATAGCAAATAAACACGTTGTGATGTTGACCAAATTCAAACTGGGAAGGGTTTTAAGGCCTTTTCCAAACTATTTGAATTCCAACATTCTACATTGAGAAGGATTTAGAACaattaaatggactgaacaCATTTAGAGCTTTTCCGCTCCTACTGAAAACTCAAAGCGCTGTTACACGGTTGCTGGTGCCTTTCACTTATGTTGCCTTTCAATGCAAGCTGCAAAAATACCATAAAAGCTCTATGTGAGCTTCAACAGACGTTTGTTGGCCTGTTATTTGGGACAGAgcagtttttaaaaactaaacctGGATGGCTTTTTGGAACCATTTACAGGAGAAAGCTTCCTGTCTAGTAAGTCCATGACTGGTGATCGGAGCACATATAATTGGGTCTTTTGGGCTATTAAGTCACATGCTCCACTTTCTGATTTGCAGTGTGGCGGAAAAAGATTCACACTGTAGCAGGACACAAGGCAAAACACTTCATAGGTTTGCAGAATCTATAGGGATACCTTACAGACCATTAATTACCCAGGGTCAGTCTGCTGACCTCTACCTCTCTGTCCAGTTTCTAAATCCTAAATATTCAGaaagtcaaacaaaacaaagctcCATGATTTCTGCAGCAGTTTAGATAAAAGGTGGAAAAATATCAACTAAAAAGCTCCGTCCATTTTGCAAGTCTCAAGCTGATTCAAGacagaagtttattttttttccctttttccacATGCCCTGTTGCCTTGGTTATGGGATGCAGCAGCACCATGGTGCTGCTGTATGTTGTGCAGAACTCAGGTTGTCTGTTGGTGTTTCAGATTGTAGACCTGGAcatgaagagaaacaggaacagGGAGGCGCTGAGTGCTCTGAAACATGAGATGTCAGATTCAGGTTAGTGATCTTCATGCTGCAGCATTGTTACTGTAAAACTAGATTTCCTGAATTTCAATTATACACTCATGGCTCGGTGTACAAATGTATTATCTATACCAAGTTGTAGAAGTATAATATGGTTTAAAAGTGTGACTGCCCTTAAAGTGATGTTTATGTGCactgctgtttgcagaaaaaGTGAAGGTTTGCTTTGGGGACATGTTCATTAAATTCCCCAAATCCAAAACAAGAGAGATGATCCAGAAAGGTGATCCTTTTCAGATGAAACTTtctaaaagacacaaaaatcttaaattcataaaaaagaaaatctaaattcatttttcttctctgtagATCAGGAGCAGCTTGACAAGGAGATCAATGATCTTCGTAGAGAGCTGAAAACAAAGGTCAACTGTCTCAATGAGATGCAAGGTATGCTCCGCCTCCTCACATTCCACTGTATGATACGGTATACGGGGGAGATCATGGTTAATCACATTCCTGAGctgaatttgtatataaagcTTTAAACGAACATCCAACCTTTTCATTTGACGGCATTCATTTGTTGAGGAAAATCCCAGGAAAGATGATTAAATAAATCACTGGTTGAGCAATTATTGGTTCATTGACTAACGGTccctttaaaaatcatttttatttattcatttaaacttCACTTTTTCTAGGTTATTGAGACAGGACTTTTTCCCTCAGCCACTGGCTGCTAGGCTGAACGAGGACCTGTTTATATCTCGTCACCACAAACAATGAGCAGGAAGGTTAGGAAGATATAATTTCTCTACTTCAGGTGGGTCTGATGTAAATATGTGGAAGAGTACTCATACCCAAGTATGGTTGAGGATCTCTGATGACCTTTCTCTTCTAAACACCCTGGAAACCTTCTTAGAGGCCATGAAATCACAGACTTGTTGACGTACCAGAACCAGTAAACTGAGAATGGGTTTTCACTGACCCTTTCATTGGATCATAAGTCAGGAGAAAATGGTCCTACTTTCATGGTCATCCCACTCCTCAGACCCAAATCCTGGGGTAAACCTGTGGGGTACGAATTATCAACAGAAGAGGTAccaataaatgtaaaacttgtttttttttacctgggaTTTTCCATGACTATATACATTTATTGTGATTAAAGTTTTAAAGTTGGATTTTGCCTTTTTAGTGTGAGAGTTTtccactgcaataaaagattattgtattttaaaacgTATTTCACGTCATTTCAATTTGACTCCGTTCTATGATGCTGAAATGCTTTAAAAGCATCATGTTGTCTCTGCTAAATGtttgcagaaaacaaattaagttTAACCAGGATATGGATAGTTAAGGATGCAGGGTTCTGTCAGGATTAAACTTTATTAGCCACATAAAAAGTTGATTAGCCGCCACATGATTACAGCGCtggttaaaaaagaaacatgcatTGTTAAactcaaaaataatttattacaaGCTTAGACAAAGACCTTTGAGGAGAAACCGCAGACTAAAACAATCAGTAGAGCAGTGCTGGTTGTAAATATAAAGCAACTCATTAAATGTTCTCGTCACTGTGTCTAGCTACTGGTAACCAGGTCCTGCTTCTCACTGACCAGCAGTGTTCTCGTATCTGACTGAGTAAAACCCAAACtctatattttctaaaaaaaaaaaaaactagagacctaaaaagtgttgaaatgaataaaacatgattTACTTTAATGCACAGTTCTGAcaacaaatacataaaatcaACATAATGAAGTAGTTGATTCACATTCTAGAAAACATAGGACCAAACCTAGAACAATAGTTATATTAGTTACTATTTGTACTCATTGTCATAtaccattttatttcttttttcttcttccagaAACAGAAATATCTCTCATTTAGATCTAGTTTTATTTCAGCTCCTAACTGGGCTCTTTTTGCTGCCTGTGCCTGATggggaaaaatatgaaacaacacCGT comes from Girardinichthys multiradiatus isolate DD_20200921_A chromosome 20, DD_fGirMul_XY1, whole genome shotgun sequence and encodes:
- the pdrg1 gene encoding p53 and DNA damage-regulated protein 1 isoform X1, whose translation is MDAGSQRVLQYLTDVEEAAEDVLTTKQQIVDLDMKRNRNREALSALKHEMSDSEKVKVCFGDMFIKFPKSKTREMIQKDQEQLDKEINDLRRELKTKVNCLNEMQGNRELRGYSLSPLSADEIKAINSLLKR
- the LOC124857137 gene encoding uncharacterized protein LOC124857137 isoform X3 — encoded protein: MQCFSSKMIRLPFSCSAQGTSMSHPAASEEDKMMIEVSSTAERCVHRKHTRTGMRASKHTIDQPCYSLPHSSPDQQEELSPKREGEALSRPLQQDSDTDLSESERLPLSSSPIASQLELRPEVIEDEDPNSPSLRVRAGDHGEFDFPDFLPPPFNSWSLSQLAFFYNTEDRGAPRPRLMGTLERFLERLLQLEWYQIQTVKAEHGTQEVSGVLSSCQRSTASAPSRLSSPKCILQCQRAFPLTLLSSLASHSTLLPGCVCTLCRICYSTRNTSCCRSIHSHSHPSRLSPMIDCSRRPAPLPKRSYSESRVLSTDRMLRAQMVVSPARTNSHLKRMQASGNIRNPIQGASRRSHSSIRGCSDQAGRGNESDCTVGLVRKRSSSEQRKCGGDRQLKGSEKGQSSSQCRKGRAERGRAVGCTELEIKPDAVTAIIDNLPRSKYSPIQMPSRSKHVEFVT
- the LOC124857137 gene encoding uncharacterized protein LOC124857137 isoform X1, coding for MGSILQERVARRCVERVSIGDNEWMKASRRSSRLTVAGTKMGRRQAQRKSPQSQCLIQSQENNHEKRPQRRKHKSNTSLTKCSAFHQRLPFSCSAQGTSMSHPAASEEDKMMIEVSSTAERCVHRKHTRTGMRASKHTIDQPCYSLPHSSPDQQEELSPKREGEALSRPLQQDSDTDLSESERLPLSSSPIASQLELRPEVIEDEDPNSPSLRVRAGDHGEFDFPDFLPPPFNSWSLSQLAFFYNTEDRGAPRPRLMGTLERFLERLLQLEWYQIQTVKAEHGTQEVSGVLSSCQRSTASAPSRLSSPKCILQCQRAFPLTLLSSLASHSTLLPGCVCTLCRICYSTRNTSCCRSIHSHSHPSRLSPMIDCSRRPAPLPKRSYSESRVLSTDRMLRAQMVVSPARTNSHLKRMQASGNIRNPIQGASRRSHSSIRGCSDQAGRGNESDCTVGLVRKRSSSEQRKCGGDRQLKGSEKGQSSSQCRKGRAERGRAVGCTELEIKPDAVTAIIDNLPRSKYSPIQMPSRSKHVEFVT
- the pdrg1 gene encoding p53 and DNA damage-regulated protein 1 isoform X2, giving the protein MDAGSQRVLQYLTDVEEAAEDVLTTKQQIVDLDMKRNRNREALSALKHEMSDSEKVKVCFGDMFIKFPKSKTREMIQKDQEQLDKEINDLRRELKTKVNCLNEMQGY
- the LOC124857137 gene encoding uncharacterized protein LOC124857137 isoform X2 → MGSILQERVARRCVERVSIGDNEWMKASRRSSRLTVAGTKMGRRQAQRKSPQSQCLIQSQENNHEKRPQRRKHKSNTSLTKCSAFHQSAQGTSMSHPAASEEDKMMIEVSSTAERCVHRKHTRTGMRASKHTIDQPCYSLPHSSPDQQEELSPKREGEALSRPLQQDSDTDLSESERLPLSSSPIASQLELRPEVIEDEDPNSPSLRVRAGDHGEFDFPDFLPPPFNSWSLSQLAFFYNTEDRGAPRPRLMGTLERFLERLLQLEWYQIQTVKAEHGTQEVSGVLSSCQRSTASAPSRLSSPKCILQCQRAFPLTLLSSLASHSTLLPGCVCTLCRICYSTRNTSCCRSIHSHSHPSRLSPMIDCSRRPAPLPKRSYSESRVLSTDRMLRAQMVVSPARTNSHLKRMQASGNIRNPIQGASRRSHSSIRGCSDQAGRGNESDCTVGLVRKRSSSEQRKCGGDRQLKGSEKGQSSSQCRKGRAERGRAVGCTELEIKPDAVTAIIDNLPRSKYSPIQMPSRSKHVEFVT
- the LOC124857137 gene encoding uncharacterized protein LOC124857137 isoform X4; the protein is MRSAQGTSMSHPAASEEDKMMIEVSSTAERCVHRKHTRTGMRASKHTIDQPCYSLPHSSPDQQEELSPKREGEALSRPLQQDSDTDLSESERLPLSSSPIASQLELRPEVIEDEDPNSPSLRVRAGDHGEFDFPDFLPPPFNSWSLSQLAFFYNTEDRGAPRPRLMGTLERFLERLLQLEWYQIQTVKAEHGTQEVSGVLSSCQRSTASAPSRLSSPKCILQCQRAFPLTLLSSLASHSTLLPGCVCTLCRICYSTRNTSCCRSIHSHSHPSRLSPMIDCSRRPAPLPKRSYSESRVLSTDRMLRAQMVVSPARTNSHLKRMQASGNIRNPIQGASRRSHSSIRGCSDQAGRGNESDCTVGLVRKRSSSEQRKCGGDRQLKGSEKGQSSSQCRKGRAERGRAVGCTELEIKPDAVTAIIDNLPRSKYSPIQMPSRSKHVEFVT